The Haloterrigena turkmenica DSM 5511 genome includes the window CGGTTCCGGGCCGCTGGATCGGTGAAAATGTTGTACGCGATTTTCAACGTCCGGACGACTCCCTCGTCGGCGACGACCCGCCGCGGTTCGAGGAGGCGCATCGGAGCGGTCGCTCGCCAGCGAACGGTGAATCCCGCGTCCTCGAGCAGCGCCACCCACTCCGATTCCGTCAGCGGCCGCGCGTTCACCCTCGACGCGCGCGATAGGTCGTCCCGAACGGCCGATTCGGTCGCCGCGCCCGGTCCGTCGGGACCGATCGCCAATTCGTGGATTCCGTAGACGCCGGTGGTCTTCAGGAGCCGCCGGGCCTCGCCGACGAGTTCGGCCTTCCCCCCGTTCGGCTGCATCGACAACATCGCTTCGCCGTAGACGACGTCCGCGACGCCGTCCGCGAGGTCGGTGTCGGCCGCGTTGCCGACGACGATCTCGCGACCGGGCCCGCCCAGATCGTCCCGGAGCGCCCGCGCCGCCTCGCGGTCCAGTTCGATCCCGGTGTACGAGTTCGGTCCGTACGCCAGTGCGCGTCGCGCCGTCGCTCCGGCGCCGGGCGCGAATTCGACGACGTCGTCGGCCGGCCCGATAGTCAGCGCCTCGAGGAGCCGCCGAGTCAGCGCTCGGCCGACCGGACGGAGCACTCGCTTGCCCAGCGCAGCGAGCACCTCGTGCATCGGTCGGTCCGTCATCGTCGCCGATCGCCGTTTCGTTCGGTCCGCGGTGCTTCGACGACTGGAACCGAATCGTCGGTCGCGGAGAGTACGACACCGAGCGTCGAGCGGTGGGAAATCAGTGGCATCGGTCGGTTCGAGTCCGCCGTTCGGACACGCAGTGATAACTAGGGAACGCAGACCAAGCTGTCCCCGAATATCATCGCTCTCCCCGTCGATCACGGCCGTTTATATGTAAGTATCACTATGAGTGCGACATGGATATTACCGACGCGCGCGCGGAGTGTAACGCCGTCCTCGACGCCGTCAGCGAGAGCGTCATTGCGGACCGCGAGTTCCTCGAGACCGTCCTGCTCGGCGTCCTCGCGCGGGGACACGTCCTTCTGGAGGACGTTCCCGGTACCGGGAAGACCCTGACCGCGAACAGTCTGGCGTCCGCGCTCGGGCTATCGTTCTCCCGGATTCAGTTCACGCCGGATCTGCTGCCGGCCGACGTGACAGGGACCCACGTGTTCGACGAGTCCGAGGGCACCTTCGACTTCACCGAGGGGCCGATCTTCGCGAACGTCGTGCTGGCCGACGAGATCAACCGCGCGCCGCCGAAGACCCAGGCCGCGCTGCTCGAGGCGATGGCGGAAGGGCAGGTCACCGTCGACGGCGATACGCACCAGTTGCCGCAGCCGTTTTTCGTGATCGCGACGCAGAACCCCGTCGAACAGGCCGGAACCTTCCCGCTGCCGGAGGCCCAGGTCGACCGCTTTCTGGTGAAACAGTCGATCGGCTACCCCGACGCGGACGGCGAACGGGAACTGTTGCAGCGCCGACTCGGCCGCACCGAACGGAGTCCGAGTATCGATCCGGTGCTGGACGGCGGCCGCGTCCGCGCGCTCCGAGAGGTCCCCGAGTCGGTCCGGGTCGACGACGACCTCGTCACCTACATCGCCGATATCGCCCGCGGGACGCGCACGCGAAATCAGGTCGACGTCGGCGTCTCGCCCCGGGGCACCCAGCGCTTGCTCGAGGCCGCGCGGGCCCGCGCCGTCGTCGCCGGCCGCGACTACGTGACGCCCGACGACGTCAAGCGCGTGGCCGGCCCCGTGTTGGCTCACCGGCTCGTGCTCACGCCCGACGCCTCGGTCGACGGCGCCTCGAAGGCGGCCATCGTCGACCGGGTGCTCGAGTCCGTCTCCGTCCCGACGCTCGAGTAGCGAGCGACCAGTGCTGACATGACTCGAGCGATCGTCCTTCGCCTGACGAGTCTCGAGCCATCGACGTCGGCTACTCTTCCGTAAAAACGACTATCGCTGCAACGCTGCCAGCAGCAGTATCGCCCCGAACAGCATGGCGATCACGGCCGCGACCGGCTGGCCGCTGGGACCGGCGATAAAGACCGCGTAGCTCCCGACGGCTGCGACTAGCCCGACGACGACCGTGGCGCCGACGTGGGGGAGCTCTGCCCTCGCCGTCGTCGCCTCCCGGCCGAGCTGGTCGCCGACCCCGATCGCGTGGTGGCCGGCGTCCCAGGCCAGCACGGTCGCGGTGACGCTCGCGAGCATCGGGACCGTCGGAATTCCCTGCACTCCGCCCGCGAGCAGCCCCGCGAGCGCGACGGCGGTGCCGATCGTGACGGCTCGACGGGAGCCCGTCCAGAGCCCGCCGCCGAGGAGTACCAGCGCGGCGGCCCCGCCGACGAGCACGAACGGGGAGTAGAGGGCACTCGAGAGCACCCCGAGGCATAACGCGACGATCGAGAGCCCGCTCGTCAGGACCGCGGGCCGATGGTCGGGGTCGACCGCGTCGACGTCGGTGCTCACGCCGACCACCGCCGTCGACTGCGCTCGAGCGTCGCCGCCAGCGAGTCGTCCGCCGGCCAATCGACGACCCTGATGCCCGCCCCCCTGAGCGTCGAGATGCGAGCCGCTCGTTCGACCACCCCGAGCCGTTCGCCGGGCGCGTCGCGTCCAGTCGGATCGGGACTAATAACGGTGACGAGATGGCCGTCGGCCTCGAGCAACTGCGCGGTACGCACGATGTCGTCGTCGCACAGCGGCGTGAACAGGATCACCTGCGAATCAGCGGGGATCCGCGAGCGGAATCGCTTGCGCTGGACGTACAGCATCGACGCCGACGACTCCGGCGGGGACAGTTCGAACGCGGAATCGGTCGCGAGCAGTCGGCGGGCCGACGCTCGATGGTCGGGCCCCGAGCCCGGTGCCAGCCACTCTGTGTGCGGTCCGAAGCTGGCGAGGCCGACGTTGTTGCCGCCGGCATCCAGCGCGTCGAGCACGGCGACGGCCGCCTCGATGCTGCGATCGACCGCATGACGACCCGTCTCGTCGGGTCGACGGTACGCGTCCGTGCGCGTGTCGACGGCGAGCATCACCGTCGCCGACCGCTCCTCGCGGAACGTGACGGTCGTCAGCTCCTGACCGCGAGCCCGGCGGTTCCAGTCGATCCGCGAGAGCGGATCGCCGCGTCGGTACTCCCTCGTCGAGTGGAACTCGAGGCCCTCGCCGCCGACGTCGGTCTCGACGCGGCCGGTCAAAGGCAGCGTCAGCGACCGCAGCGGGAGGTCGGTCTCCGCCTCGGCGGGCGGACAGCGGAGTTCGGTGTCGACGCGGATCCGCTGGACGCGCTCGGCGTCGCCGGTGAACCCTCGCGCGACGACGGCTATCGGTTCGAACGCGTGGGTGCCCTGGCGAGCGGTCACCGCGTAGGAGAACGTCTCCGTCTCGCCCGGCCGGAGCGCGGTGCCGCGTCTCGGGGAGCCGTCGGTGACGACGAGTTCCGACGGCACGCCGTCGACGAGCCGGAGATCCGGCAGGAGTTCGTCCCCGTCGTTGCGAACGCGTACCGTCACGCGAACGGGCTCACCCGGCTCGAGGTCGTCGTCCTCGAGTTCGCGGCTGATCGAGAGCGTCGGGGTCGGCGGCCGACCGGCCCGGGCGTAGGCCGCGTACGCGATGCCGACGACCGCCGCCAGCAGCAGCGCCGGCGACGTGACGATAACGCCGGCGCCGCCGAACACCGAGGCGACGGCGGCGACGCCTGCCCAGCGGTTCGTCTCCCGGACGCTCGAGTCGACGACGACCGATTCCGGGGCGTCTTCGGTCCCGGAATCGCCGTCTGCGGGCTCGCCGGCACCGTCGGGATCGGGGTCGGTATCGTCGTCAGTACTGTCGTCCGTCTCGGTGTCTGTGTTAGACGTAACCTCGGCAGCGGCGCCGGCTTCAGCCTCGGCAGCGTCGGGCTCAGTCTCGGCGTTCGTTCGACTACCGGTACCGACGTCGGGGCCGGACTCGGAGCGAGTCTCCGTCTCGGTTCCGGCGACCTCGCCGCCGTCGGCTCGCTCGCTCCGGCTGTCCGCCGATCGTCCGTCGTCGTCTCTGTCCGTCATTCGTCGTCGTTCACCCCCGCAATTCGTGCGATCTCGGCCGCGGCGCGTCTGGCGCGGCGGGGACGGTCGCGACGCACCGCCGTCCGAACGCGGACGCGCCACGGCGCCCAGTCGGGAATCGTATTCGTGAACTGGGCCGCCGCCAGCGGATCGTCCGTCCAGGTCCCGTCCTCGAGGGCCTCTCGGGCCTCGTCCTCGGTCAGCCCCTCCGCGAGCACCAGCGCGTCGACGGCCGCCTGCTCGAGTCGCTCGTCGAGCTTCCGTCCCTGCCGTCCGAACGTCACGACTCCCGATTCGATCGCCGCGTCGATCTCCTCGCCGGGAGTCGGCAGCTCCTGTGGCCGTTCCGGCGTCGGCAGTTCCGTCTGCCCGACGTCGGCGTGTCGGCGACCTTGCACCGTTCGAAGCCCCTGGAGGAGCGCGATCACGCCGATCACGGTCACGATCGACTCACCGAGATCGAGGGGGCCGGTCAGTTCCGGGACCGCCACGAACGCCAGACCGAGCAGGACCAGTCCGGCGCCGACTATCGCGTACTTGTTCATGGGTATCCGTTCATCGTGTGGCTCCGTTCTCGCGGTCGCGATCGTCGTCGGCATAGGTCGCTTCGATCCGTCTGAGTAGCTCGACGGCGCGGCGCTCGCGGTCGTCCGTGACCGGTCGGTCGCCGTAGCGGACGTCCTCGAACATCGTCCGCAACTCGTCGACGTGGGACGGATCCAGCCCCGCGTCCCGCGCCGCGGCCGCGAACTCGCCGGGCGTACTCGAGTCGGGCCGGTCGACGGAGAGCGGTTCCGTCATCTCGCGCCAGGCCCGATAGATGTCGTTCTCGAAGTCGTCGCCCTCCTCGATTCGGTCGGCGGCCTCACCGGCCGCGCGGCCGAGTGCGCCCCGCTGTACGGTGTCGTCCGGCTCCGCGACCGGGTCTGTCGATTTCTGCCCCTCGTCGTCGCCGCCGTAAAACAGCGCCGTAACCGCTCCGACGACCGTTACCAGGAGAACGGTCAGCACGAGCAGCGAGGGCAGGGTCGGTCCGGACACGGGACCGTCGCCGTCGCCGCCGCCGAGCGGACCGCCGGATTCGTTCTCCGTGGGCGGCTGTATATCGGCCGGGGGAGCCGGCGGGTCGAGGGTTTGGGTCCCGCAGCCGCCAGTGAGGACGACGAAGACGAGCACGACCAGCGGGAGCAAGGCGACCGAGAGCATGAGCGTCACTCTGGTATCGTACGACCGGGTCGCCAGCGCGGCGATTCCGACCGCGCCCAACACGAGCGCGAGGAACCCGAGCTCCGAGTCGAGGGCGGCGATGCACAGCCCCGAGAATTCGAACGCCTCGTCCCCTTCGGTGCCGGAATCGGCCGCCGGAGGCTCATCCTCTTCCTCGACATCGCTGGCGCCGCCGTCGGCGCCGCCGAACCCACCGCCGCTCCCGCCGTTCTCGACCATCGACGGCAACGTCGCCGCTGCGAGCACGACGGCGAGACAGCACAGGACGGCGATCGCCACGACGCGACCCGTATCTCTGTCCACGCCCGTTCTTTCTTGTAATACCTGAAATGTTTTACTCTTGACCGGACCGACGCGAACTCGCGTCGAATTCGCGGTGCCGGGGCTCGGTGCGGACGGCTCGTCGATGCGTGTCCCCTGGTATTGAATCGCATGAGGGCATCCGGTATACACTACTGCAAACACAACTCCTTTTCGCGCGCTGTCCCTCCCTCCGCACATGGGAACGGAAGACGCCGAAACCGTTGCGCCCGGAACGTGTCCGACCGCGAACGGCATGCCGATGCTCGGGTTCGGCACCTGGCAACACGACGATCCGGACCAGTGCGTCGAGAGTATCCAGACGGCCCTCGAGGCGGGCTACCGCCATATCGACACCGCTCAGGCCTACGATAACGAGGCGGCCGTCGGCGAGGGGATCGCGGCGGCCGACGTCGACCGTGAGGACATCTTTCTCGCGACCAAGGTCTGGCGCGACAACCTCGCACACGACGACGTCCTCGAGACGACCCGCGAGAGCATCGACCGGCTCGGCGTCGACTACCTCGACATGCTGTACATCCACTGGCCGACCGGCGAGTACGAGCCCGAGGAGACGCTGTCGGCCCTCTCGGAGCTGTACGACGAGGGACTGATCGAGAACGTTGGGATCAGCAACTTCCTGCCCGAGCAAGTCCGGGAGGCCGTCGACGTCTGCGACGCACCGATCCTGGCCAACCAGGTCGAACTCCACCCGCTGCTCCCCCAGCCCGACCTCCGAGAGGCCTGCGAGAACGCCGGCGTCGAGGTCGTCGCCTACTCGCCGATCGCCCGCGGCGAGATCTTCGACCAGTCCGAGATCCAGGACGTCGCGGAGAAACACGGCGTCAGCGAGGCCCAGGTCAGCCTCGCTTGGCTGCGCGAGAAGGGCGTCACCGCAATCCCGAAGGCGACCGGCGAGGAGCACATCCGCGACAATTGGGCGTCCCTGACCCTCGAGCTGGATCGAGAGGACATCGACAAAATCGATAGTATCGACGAAACGCAGCGGCAGGTCGACCCCGGCTTCGCGCCCTGGAACTGAGACCTCTCGAGCGGTCGACATCGGCGCTAACCGCCGTCGAGGTGGAAGCGGCCGTCGATTGCGACCTGTTTCTCGCGCGGAAAATTCAGGAAAGCTTACGGTACACCGGCTTTATGGCTCGCGTATGTCCACCCGCTCACGACAGCGTGGCGGTGGTGGGTTCGTCGGCGCGATCAAGGCCGACGTACAGCGGTTACACGGGGCCTGGATGGAACTCGTCTTTCCACGCCAGCGTGGCCGCGGCCACTCCGTCATGGGGAAGTGGAAGCCCGAGACCCTCCCCCAAAAGGTCGGCTACAACGCCTGGAGTATCCTCGGGCTATTCGGCTTACTGCTCCTCTACCCACTGACCGTCATCGGACTCGCAACCCGCTACTACGCGGCGAAACTCGACTCGACGCGCACCCGCCTCGGTATCGTCGGCGTCACGGGCGTCGCGCTGCTCGGCTGGGGGCTCCTGACCGTCGCCTGGGGAGCGATGTCGTACATGGAGCAGGTCGACATCCCGATCGACTCGGTCCTCGCCGTCGCGGCGGCGAGCGGCGTCGCGACGGTGTCGACCGCGCTCGCAGCGGCGTGTACCAAGGCCGGCGGTCGCGCGGTGACGGTGATCTTCGCCTACCCGTTCGCGATGACAGCGCTGTTCCTTCCGCCGGTCGTCGCGGCCCTCGTGACGCCGTCGCTGCACCCCTACATTCTCGACCCCAGTTACGAGTTCGCTGCCTGGGCGCTCGACAACGTCCTGACTCTCGGCGGCGTCAACGAGTACCTGCGATCGAACTACCAACTCGAGGGCGCCGCCTACGCGGCGATGTGGCTCGGCATCTCGATTCCGCTGGGCTGGTTCCTCGGGATCGTCGTCGCGCTGGCGAACCTCGTTCGTCCATCGCAGTAGCCCTTTTCCGTCCGTTCAATTCTCCTGAACGGACTGCCGATTCCCGATACCATTAGGCGGCCGCTTCCCAAGGGCCGCACATGGAGTTCGACCTTCCCACGACCGCGGCCGCGTTTATCGCCGTCATCGCGATCGGCGTCGTCGGCTTGATCGGCGCACCGATGATGACCACGAACACCGTGTTGATGATGGTCGCGCCGTCGATGATCGTGTTCGGACTGATCATGCTCGGTATCGGCATCAAACACGGCGAGTATCGCGCGACGGGCCGATAACGACGGCAGATCTCGGCGCTATCGCTACTGGTTCGTCGCGACCGTTACGATTTCGACCGCACCAGCGGCGGCGCTCGAGCGAACGGAACCGAAAAAACCGGTGGTGAAAACTCAGCCGGCGATCGACCGCGAGCGGCCTACATGTAGCCGAGGTCGCGCAGGCGCTCCATCAGGTCCTCCTTGTCCTGGGCGCGGCCCGCGCGCTCGGTCGTTCCCTCGAGGTCCTGCAGCCAGGCGGGGTCCTCGTCGCTCTTCTCGGTGCTGACTTCGCTGCCCAGCGAGCGGAAGCCGGCGAAGTACTTCGGCGAGATCGGGATGTCCTCCTGTTCGACGCCCTCGGGGAGGTCGTCGTCGGACTGAGGCACGTGGCCCTCCTCGGGGAAGTTCTCGACGGTGTCCGGAACGACGAAGTTCCAGAAGGCGTTCCAGACGGCGGCCTCGTCGAACTGCAGGATGGGCTGGATGCGGTCGTGGGGCGGATAGATGTCCGGGTCGTGGCGCGGCGAGAAGAACGTCTCGTCGGCGCGAGCCTCCTGTTCGTCCCAGCGGACGCCGGAGATGACGCCGTCGATGTCGTGCTCCTCGAGCGCGTCGTTGAGCGCGACCGTCTTCAGCAGGTGATTGCCGACGTAGGTGTCGAGCAGGAACGGGAACTCGTCTTCCTCGTACTCGAGGATGTTCTCGACGTGGTGCTGGTTGTGCTCGGAGAGTTCGTCGATCTCGATGTCGTCGCCCGGCTCGAGGCCGTGCTCGTCGACGTACTCGCCGACGTCCTCGTTGCGCGCATAGATGACTTCGAGGTCCCACTCGTCGGCCCAGTGGTCGACGAAGTCGTGGATCTCGTCGAAGTGCTGGTAGTGGTCGATGAACACCGCCGGCGGTACCTCAAGGTCGAAGCGGTCGGCGACCTCCTTGATGAAGTACAGCGTGAGCGTGGAGTCCTTGCCGCCGGTCCACATCACGGCCGGGTTCTCGTACTCCTCGAGACCCTCGCGAGTGACCTCGATGGCCTTCTCGATCTTGTCCTGAATGTGGGGATAGTCCTCGGGATCCTCGCCGTCGCCGTCCTCGTAGTCGACGTCGACGTACTCGGGGAAGTTCTCGCTCATGTGGTGTAATTAGATATAATTAGGAGGGATAAACGCTTTGGGGGAGCGGAAACGTCTGTCGGAACCTGCGACGATCGGTCGGCGATTGATGATGTCGCGCGCCGACGCGGGTCCGGTTCGACGAAGTGAGTCGGGAACTGGACTTTCAGCCTCTGTACTCTGTGAACGATGGCGTCCCACTGTGATCGATGAGCGGCGTCTCGAGTCCAGTGTCCCGTGTGGTGTGTTCACTCGAGGGCCGGGACGGCGGCGTGATCGCGGCGCTGGTCGTCCGATGGGGCGGCGCAATACTTGCCACGATCGATTGCCGTCAGCACTACTGTTGGCACCGATGACCGTCGGGGCCAACGGAAGCCACCGCTGTTCGGTACGCGGGTCGTCCGAAAGTAGGCTCCAAGAATCGTTCGTCGGCGATACGGGTTCGGCCCCCGGGTCGGCCGGGCTGCGCAGCGGTGGCGCGCGGCCGGACCGGACGGCGAACTGGACGGCGTCGTCGCGGTTACTCTTCGTCTTCCTCGACGACTTCGGGGTCGCTCATCGCGCTCTGGAGGCTGTCCAGCCCGTTGATCCACTCCGTGACGAGACCGTACTCGAGGCCCTCCGCGACGGACATGTCGAGTTCCTCGCCGTCGATGATGAGTGTGCCCGCTTGTGCGGCGTAGCCGAGCGCGGCGTCGAGATCCTCCTCGGCCTCGGCGTCGGCCGCGGCGCCGAGGTAGTCGCCGACGCTGCCCTCTTCGGCCGGGCCGCCCGCGATGTACTCCTCGGCGGCGAAGAAGACGCAGACGAGGCTCGTCTGGACGCCGTCGACGAGGATCAGTTTCTCCTCGTCCTCGATGTCGACCTCGCCGAGAACGATCTCGCGAACGTCGTTGATCTCCTCGAGCGCTTCCTCCTCGCCGAGTTCCCCGTCGTCGTAGGCGGCGACGATCTTGGCGATCGCGATCGCCGTGTCGTCCTGCAGGTTCAGCAGGAGCCGGGCCGAGTCTTCGTCCTCCGGATCGATGTCTTCGTCCTTGATGCGGCCGATCCAGTTCTGCCAGCGTTCCTCCGAGTAGAACTCGGTCGGGGGATTGCTCATACAGACACCTACACCGGCCGCTTGAAATGCCTTTCTCTACTCTACGCCGAGCTTACTGAACCGAAACGTCGGCTTTAGGCCCGCTCGAGCGTCGCTTCCGTGTCGATTCCGTATACGCGTTCCGGCGTCTCGACGTGGGCGATCCGGACCGCCTCGTCGCGACCGTTCTCGAGCAGCCAGCGGACCCGACGCGGCACCGTCTTCGGCCCGAGGACGGCGCCGGGGCGGTCCGGATCGTCGATGTAGTCGGTCTCCATTAGGAACGGCTCGCCGCGCTCGGCGGCGGTCTCGAGGCGATCCTTCTCGCTCATCACGCTCGGGATCGGGCCCTCGAGGCGACCGCTCGCGTAGTGTTTGACTACCCGATCGGACGGCAGCCCCGCTTCCTCGGCCCAGTCGGTCACCTCGGTCATGTCCTCGCTGGCCTCGGCGTGCAACTGGACGGCACAGTCCAGTTCGGCGCCGCGCTCGAAGGCTCGGCGCATGACCGCGTTCGAGGCCGCCCACACGTCGTCGTCGACCTCGTAGTGGGGCCGCCCCGACTTCAGGGCCAGCGCCTCGCCGGACTCGACGTACTCCGCGGCAACGTCGATTCCCGCCTGCATGAGGTCGCGCGCCTCGTCAGGGCTGAAGCCGCGGTCGTCGACGAGCCGCGTGATCAGTCCGGGGTGAACCCCCAGGACGGGCCAGGCCCGCCCGTCGAGTTCGCTCGAGGCCTCGTCGACGATTTCGATCGTCCGCTCGAAGACCGCGCGGAAGTCCTCGCCGGTCTCGGCCTCGACGCCGAGATGCCAGGAGGGTTTGTTCACGACGAGCAGGTGGGTGCCGCCGAGGCGAGCGAAGTCGCGGACGGCGTCGATGCCGCGGTGGTTGTCCGGATCGAGGTGGAGGTGGTTGTCGAGGACCGGCGTCTCGTCGTCGAGCATGTCCGCTAGTGGGTCGGCAGACCGTGAAAAATCTCCGACTTCGCTCGGTCGCGGGATCCCGAGAGGTCTAAATCGCCCGTCGATACTTGCAGTGCGGGCAGTAGACCGTCCGCTGGCGGACGATCAGGAGCGACTCCCCGCACTTGCACGGGCCGCTGACGTCCACCTCGTTCGTCTCCCGAACGATCCCTCGTAGCGTGTTCTCCAGCCGAGCGATCTGCTGTTCGGCGTCGTCGAGTCGATCCTCCAGGTCGCGGAGCCGTCGAGAGTGCAGGTGGCGTCCTCTCATGGGGGTCGGGCTGGACCGGCTTCTGTGATCCATGACCCGAGTAACGACTCGCGAGCGATTAAGCGTATGGGGGCAAGTGGCAAGCAGAGTGGCTGTGATTACGGGTTCGGCGCTACCGCCGGAAGCATTACGGTGAACGTCGTCCCCTCGCCGGGCTCGGAGTCGACGCCGATCTCTCCGCCGTGGTTGGCGACGATCTTCCGGCAGAGCGCGAGGCCGATCCCGGTGCCGGGAAACTCCCCGATCGCGTGGAGGCGGTTGAAGACGTCGAAGATCTGGTCGTGATACTCGGGGTCGATTCCGATCCCGTTGTCCGCCACGGTGAGTCGCCACTCGGAGCCGCGCTTCGTCGCGTCGACCTCGATGCACGGCGGCTCGTCGCCGCGATACTTGATCGCGTTGCCGATCAGGTTCGAAAAGAGCTGCTCGAGTTGGGTCCGGTCGCCGCTGACCGTCGGGAGCGAGCCGATTTCGACCGTCGCCCCGCTCTCCTCGATCTGCACCTGGTGGTCGGTGACGACGGTCTCGACGACGTCCTCGCAGTCGACCCGCTCGAGGGTCGTCTCGCCCGTCTCGATCCGGGAGAACTCGAGCAGCCCGTCGATCATCTCGCGCATGCGGTCGGCGCCGCCGACGGCGAAGTCAATGTACTCCCGCGCGTCCGCGTCGAGGCCGTCACGATAGTTGCGCTCGAGCAACTGGAGATAGCTCGAGACCATCCGCAGCGGTTCCTGGAGGTCGTGGGAAGCGATGTAGGCGAACCGCTTGAGCTGGTCGTTGGACTCCTCGAGCGCGTCGATCGTCTCGTCGCGTTCGGCTTTCGCCGTCGTTCGCTCGTGAAGGGTGCCCAGCATTCGATCGACCTCGCGGTCCGGACAACCGTCGTCGAAGAACTCCGACGGCGGAGTGTAGTAGAAGTTGTGACAGACGGCGCCGTCGTAGACGAGGTGTGGATGGGTCCGGACGATATCACAGAGGATCTCGGCCGGAATCACGTCTCGGTCGTACTGACAGAGGGCGATGCAGTCCGCGCCGTCAAAGAGGTCGTTGACCCGACTCTCGTACTCCATGAACTGCTCGAGGCTCGTTCCCTCGTCCAAGATCCACGTCGTCTCGGCGCTGATGCGCAGGCCCTCGTAGTCGGCCGTCGCCTCCTCGATGGCCGACTCGTAGCGGTCGAGCATGTCGTCGGGATCGAACCGGCCGTTCCTGAGATAGGTCTCCCGAACGGTGTGGAAGGTGAGCGCGCCGGTCTCCATCGCCGCGTCGACGTCGATGCCGCCGTCTTCCATCGCGGCGATCATCTCGGCTTCCGCGTGTTCGTTGACCACGTACATGCAGCGCTCGCCTCGCTCGAGGCCCTGGCGCATGAACGGGACGACGGCCGCGAGCTGCTCGTCCCGGTTCTCGTAGATCACCGCGAGGTGTTCGTTCGGCTCGTGCTCGCCGAGGGACTCGACGGGGCCGCGAAACTCCGGGCTCGAGCGAAGGGCGTCGAGTCCGCTCTCCAGACCGAGCGGGCCGTTCGAATCACCGCTCTGGACGTCGACCGCAGTCTGTTCGTCGTGGCCGAAAGAACACATGTTCCCCTCTTAAAATTGGAGCGAGCATGAATCCTTCGTGGAGCGTATCAGCCGCTGA containing:
- a CDS encoding TatD family hydrolase encodes the protein MLDDETPVLDNHLHLDPDNHRGIDAVRDFARLGGTHLLVVNKPSWHLGVEAETGEDFRAVFERTIEIVDEASSELDGRAWPVLGVHPGLITRLVDDRGFSPDEARDLMQAGIDVAAEYVESGEALALKSGRPHYEVDDDVWAASNAVMRRAFERGAELDCAVQLHAEASEDMTEVTDWAEEAGLPSDRVVKHYASGRLEGPIPSVMSEKDRLETAAERGEPFLMETDYIDDPDRPGAVLGPKTVPRRVRWLLENGRDEAVRIAHVETPERVYGIDTEATLERA
- a CDS encoding sensor histidine kinase; the protein is MCSFGHDEQTAVDVQSGDSNGPLGLESGLDALRSSPEFRGPVESLGEHEPNEHLAVIYENRDEQLAAVVPFMRQGLERGERCMYVVNEHAEAEMIAAMEDGGIDVDAAMETGALTFHTVRETYLRNGRFDPDDMLDRYESAIEEATADYEGLRISAETTWILDEGTSLEQFMEYESRVNDLFDGADCIALCQYDRDVIPAEILCDIVRTHPHLVYDGAVCHNFYYTPPSEFFDDGCPDREVDRMLGTLHERTTAKAERDETIDALEESNDQLKRFAYIASHDLQEPLRMVSSYLQLLERNYRDGLDADAREYIDFAVGGADRMREMIDGLLEFSRIETGETTLERVDCEDVVETVVTDHQVQIEESGATVEIGSLPTVSGDRTQLEQLFSNLIGNAIKYRGDEPPCIEVDATKRGSEWRLTVADNGIGIDPEYHDQIFDVFNRLHAIGEFPGTGIGLALCRKIVANHGGEIGVDSEPGEGTTFTVMLPAVAPNP